A single region of the Lycium barbarum isolate Lr01 chromosome 2, ASM1917538v2, whole genome shotgun sequence genome encodes:
- the LOC132623228 gene encoding uncharacterized protein LOC132623228 has product MVNPFICGSFHHQDEDDMEMFSPCSTPKRSKKNLSRTRSSSKNNPYSDRGLDKFSELLAVLEDKKQRIYSQIGPDDISFVRFVFSNSNDVKPIVVKLKDKKPSTNVIEDNKQTPEKIKSPKKQSTSEADKDRQEGKIEPKRVSWNLKWENLKRPMFYLPVTIILILVFLAIYGRSFAIMCTSIGWYLIPSIGSSRSSTSTRKPKRKKEYTRRFSEKNLVSAGPTSPRSVMHGPIDKLPPTGKHGHRKSWS; this is encoded by the coding sequence ATGGTTAATCCATTTATTTGTGGATCTTTTCATCATCAAGATGAAGATGATATGGAAATGTTCAGCCCATGTTCAACTCCAAAAAGATCAAAAAAGAATTTGTCAAGAACAAGGTCTAGCAGCAAAAATAATCCTTATTCAGACAGAGGCCTTGACAAATTCTCTGAACTTTTAGCTGTCCTTGAAGACAAGAAACAGAGGATTTATTCCCAAATTGGCCCTGATGATATCTCTTTTGTACGTTTTGTTTTTTCGAATTCCAATGATGTCAAGCCCATTGTTGTAAAGTTGAAGGACAAGAAGCCGTCAACAAATGTTATCGAGGACAATAAGCAAACCCCTGAAAAAATAAAATCTCCCAAAAAGCAATCGACTAGTGAAGCAGACAAAGATCGTCAAGAAGGAAAAATCGAGCCCAAGAGAGTTTCTTGGAACTTAAAGTGGGAAAATTTGAAGAGGCCTATGTTTTATTTACCGGTGACTATAATTTTGATATTGGTATTTTTGGCTATTTATGGAAGGTCATTTGCAATAATGTGTACTTCAATTGGATGGTACTTAATTCCTTCTATTGGAAGCTCAAGATCAAGCACAAGTACAAGAAAACCAAAGAGGAAGAAGGAATATACAAGAAGATTTAGTGAGAAAAATCTTGTTAGTGCAGGACCAACTTCTCCAAGAAGTGTTATGCATGGACCAATTGATAAATTACCACCAACTGGTAAACATGGCCATAGGAAAAGCTGgtcatga